The DNA sequence CAAACCGAAAACCAAAGTATATGTTGCTTGTTTCAATAAGGAAAAAAATAATGCTAAACTAAAAAGTTTAGCAATTACTTCTACACACAAATAGAACACTAACTCTTTAATCCTTGTCAAACAAACAAAGATACAAGTTTCTTAAATGCCAATGGTACCTGTTTTTTGCCCGATAGACACATGTACATGACTATTTTTATATGGTTGACTTATTATTAACGGGCCACTATAATATTTACATGGGTTGATTTAACATGAAAAGTAtatgttaaatttaataataattgtgTGATTGATTAAATGATTTCAGCATGAGAACTTCGTTTGTTAATGTCGAGTAATATACTACATGTAAACTAGTGCGATAATAAGGATCGAAATTCTATAGTTAGATATATTGTGATAATTTACTACACATATATTGTAAGAATTGTATGAGCAACTCCAAGAGGTGCGCTGTACACCCTCTTTTACTAAGTTTTGGAGCGAATAACATATTAACTATCTCCAACACTCTCTTAGTCCATCTCAAAAATTCTAAGAGCTTTAAAAGTCTCCTACGTATGAGGAGCATGTTCTGCCTCCTCTTTTAGTTTTATAGTAATATATGTCAGAATGTAGCAGAGTTCAAATGTAGATTTGTATCTTAAGTGACTAAGAGTCtatttaataataatgtttTGAAGAGAATGTTTAGTAACTCTTGGAATTGTTCTAAACCACTAATCGGTTTATTTCCAATTTCctcttctttaaataattaaggtcaatttagattttataattGCACTAATCCTTTaacttgaaattttaatatggGTACACAGTAGCATGTGCATAAGCAAAAGGAATGATGGGTTTTAAAACATATCTTCcatcttaaaattttgatttcaatttttGAATAACTAATGGTATAAATTTCAGTTTTATATCACTAGTTATCTCAATATATGGGAGCACCAGTGAATTCTACTTTTggattatttttgtaatttgtataCATAATTTTCAATCATTTCTTTATATTTGTTACTAacattctgattttttttttgtatggatCTGCTATCATAAAATTAGATCTATTAAAGTGTAGTGTATTGTTTGTAGGTTTGTATATTATCACACATTCAATGATTTTGGCCCtataatattttcattgtttGTAATGTGTATGTTTATGCATAGCTTAAGGTTTGGTTACATGGTCATACGTTTTTTTAAGGCATTACGCTAGATTGTTACCCATCATAGTACATGTAGTTATATCTCTATATTGCCTAAGCAATTGCATCCAAACACACCTGCTTGTTGATAAATCCGACGACATTTGGTGTCTAGACTCCATTCTTGATGTTAACTCTGGAcatttgaaattgcaatcatTTTGTAGTAGATAGTTTGAATGCAAGTGGCATCTAACCCCTCGGTATTGGCTACTGAGGTCAGATTATAAGAACTAGATTTTCCTCTTAACATTAGGTTGCCTTTTGTGCTCTAGATGTACCTTTCAGGTTAGTTGGCTTATGTGCTTCAGACTCTAATAAGAATAATAAATGCTCTAAACTATGTTGTACATACTGTTATTTTGACTTCTACATGTCAAAGCTGTctctctttttcaaaaataaataaattatagatacACAAAAATGCTCTCCTAGACGTGCTACAATTTCCAGTGTGTTGGACAAGGAAAAGGTAGAAGTATGCATCTTTAAGGCTTGAGATGTAGAAGATTATTTTGCTATTAGGACTGATATGATTCAATATATGTGTGAATCACCATAGAAGGTCTAGTGATGGTTTAGGGTTCATATAATTGACCTTAAGTATTACAATCCATGAAAATCTGTAGTACAATGATGCCTTGTATACTGTAATGAAAAGGCTTTAACACCTATAAAAGGAAGTGAACAAAATGTGTCATCCATATTTGCAACCATTATCTTGCAGCATCATATAGTACTTTACATGAGACTTGAGAAAGCAttgttcaaatatttttgactttttactcTCGGCACCACTAATGAGGACCTGAAGAGCAATAATAAATTTTGCCAAATCTGTAGTTATCACTGTTCTTCTTTTTACTTGTATTTGTAACGGAGTCGTGAGTATTTCGACTTTCTAACACATTCACTAACCCATGGTTTGACTGTAAGATAGCCAGTTTTTAGTATGTTGGTGTATTATTCAAAGTggcaaaattattttttctaccAAGGAAGCCAATGTTGAGGTGCAAGTGCAAACATGCAAGTACAGAGAATATAAACCATTGTAAAATCATAATTCATTTCATGTATCTTTTGTAGATATGAAGCCACATCTTCGAAAAGAAACCGCAGTCTCGCTAAGGAGCTTACAACAGGAGCAGTAGCGTCAGTCTTCCTGGTATGctgtaacatttttcatttttatgtcgGATGCTGACCCATTGATATATAGATCGTTGACAAATTAAATTGTGATTCATGCAGGGATTTGGATCATTGTTCTTGCTTCTTGCTTCTGGTGTCTATGTTTGATTCTGCACCTGACCATGCATTTTCCCTTCCCCAAACTATTGAGATGATTCATACATGGTGGATAGTTTTGCTCAAGTGATGTAGCTTTCTTTGTTAACTTTTCGTAATAGTAACAGCTTCATGTCATTAGCATGTGGTTTGCTTCGAACAAAAGAACTATTTTCTTAGACTGGTATGTTGTTTGCCTGTTTCAAACTTAGTGGTGCATGAGACATTCCTAATAACCCAGAAATCAGTAACTCATAtgttaaccttttttttttttttaaatcaagaaGTTGGTTTGACAGATATATATTTAACAGGAAGTCAGCTTATCAAATTTTGTTGACAGAAAGATGTTACACCATagagagatttttttttttttttttttcagaaagtTGTGTTTCAAAGGTTTATATCGTTTTGAGAGATCCTACTAGTATACAAAGTTTTAAGCTCCAACTTATATGTAATAAACAATAATACTCCATCCATCTCATTTTAagtgtcttgtttgacttttgaatggtcaaattgaccaaactttgactgagatttacacatataatataatttgagaaaactgcactttgtgtacctgcATTTAGGCCCGTCTTGCACTTGCAATACTATACTTTCAAATCTTACACATGCAATACTGTAGTTCCATACTTTTTATTTTCTGTGTATCACCGTCAAAGCAGACCAACGCCGTTAGTCAAAAGGGGGGTAACGGctatattttattctatataaTGAAATGGAGGCTGCAGACATAAACACCTCTCTGTTCCAGCTGCATAAACCCTAGTTTCTCTTTGACAGCCTCATTCCCATTTCTTTCATCTGAAAAATGGAGGGTTCTGATTCCACCAACCAGAACAACCCAACAACAAACAGGGGAGATATTCCAGATCTGGATATATGTTTTTGTGATAAGCTGATGGTTGAGAGAACTTGTTGGTTTGATGAGAATACGGGAAGGAGGATGCTAGCGTGCCCGGATAGGTGGAATGGTTGTCCTCACATGAAATGGATTAAGCCACCACTGGAAAGCCGTGCTGTGGCGGTGGTGCAAGCTATACTGAAGGAGATGAACGACTTGAAGCACCGTCACCAAATGGAGAAGTGCAAGATCTATGATGGGTTTGCCAGGAAAAGAGAGAAGCTTGTGATGATGGCCAAGGAGCATGCCGCAGCAATTGAAGCTGCAGCCACTGAGTCAGACATTGAAGAAGACCCATAAAGCTGCAATTGTGGAGGTGGTGCAATTGAAGACAACTGTAATTGCAGGATGATTTGTGTTTAAGTTTGATGGCTCATTGTTTGTTGTAGGTTAGCTATGCTAGTATGTGTTTGTATTGAAACCCTGATTGAGATTATGGTCATCTATGTTGTTAATCTTTGCTGTTTATTTATGAAGGAGGAGTTATTGTCAATTGATTCTACATCATGATTTGTGCATAAGATGCCTTCTGTCTACCTAAAAGAGCACACATGATACTGAGTAAAAGGTTACGACAAGATGGAAATTGAAAATTAACATTTGCCATTTGCCACACATAAGTTGTCAAACAATCCCAAGTACACCAGTCAAGCATTCAAGCAAAAGAAAGGACCATACACACTAGTTTAGTTCACTACTGCAAACAAGCAAAAGATTGTACATTGGCAATCTCAATTCAGTGATGTCAAATGGCAACTAAAATGCACAAGTTCATATTTTCCAGGCTGCATTTTGTTCAAACTTCTTTCTCCTCTCCCTTCTGGCTTGGTCCAACACCCTTTGAGTTGATGTAACACCCTTGTTGGTAGCCTTGTTCTTCCCTTGTTGTGCAAAAATTCCACCTTGACTGCCTTCTGGCACTGAACCACCCTCATTGGTAGTCCCCATGGCTGGATTACTATAAGGCCTCTCTGCACCCAGATTAGTAGTAGctgtagctttatttttggaAGGCCTCTCTTTACATGTAGCTTTGTTTTGTTGTTTAGGCCTTCCCTgtacttcttcaccaacaacaGCAAGAGTAGTATTAACAGGCTTAACAGGCTTCTTTGTCCTAGTCTTAACAGGCTTCTCACATCCTTTATCCTTATCAGCAGCCTGCAAGACAAATATAATGAGAATCACAGTACATAACTAAATGatattgaaattgaaaattgcAGCCTATTATTACCCTAGCTGGACAAGTCCTAGTGTTATGATTAGATTGAAGACAGTAGCTGCACTTGACAAAGGAGTTTTGTCTCTTCAGTCTAGTTGCATCTTGTTGTGGAACATCactatttttgtttcttttcttcttGGGTCTGCCTGTGGGAACCTTTACAGCTGGAGGCAAGGGCTTTGGGTATGGTGTTTCACTCCAAGCTTGTTCCCCACAAATAGGATCAAGTATATGAGTGTAACATGCAAGAAATGCATCCTTGGAGTAACTGGGATGGATGAATGCTTCATATTTCTGCTTGGACCATGCTATGCATGTACATGCATGATAGCAGGGTATCCCTGACAGTTCCCATTTTTTACATGAACATGTCTGTGCATCCAAGTCAACCACCAACTCATATCCCCCCTCTGTGACAGTCACCAGATATTTGGATCCTCCAGACCAAGTCACATGGCAACCCTTGCTCTGTTCCACTGCCCTATTAAACAAGAAATTTCAATGTTTAAAGCAATTAGATAATGATATATGATTTTCAGTGTTTAAATACAAAATCTAATTTTCAACTTACTTATTAAGTCTCCTCATGGCATTAGGGCATATAGGATTGTTAGCATAACTGTTTCTCATTTTGTCCCTTCTTTTTTGAATCCT is a window from the Daucus carota subsp. sativus chromosome 8, DH1 v3.0, whole genome shotgun sequence genome containing:
- the LOC108197442 gene encoding uncharacterized protein LOC108197442; amino-acid sequence: MSLKPISSPVPVVWYPTLAVFMLAIGLIVTASFFIYEATSSKRNRSLAKELTTGAVASVFLGFGSLFLLLASGVYV